The sequence cttttgaaaATGGAGATAAATATGAGGGAACGTATCAAATAGATTTGAACAAATACAGTATAGTTAAACAAGGTTATAacattttcttcatatttagtagttatcaatattattatctgaaTTGACAAatgatatgtacatatattaatatttgtattcgttattgcaatttatagaTCAAGGAACATACATAACTGATAACTTTGAAGTATATAACGGTACATGGAACGATGACAAGTTCGGCGGTAATTTTCACATTCGgtaattaatatgttacattacatatataggaGATGATATCGTGAAatgctatttaataattctaataacatctttatatttattttttgaaaggtACAACAATAATGCGCAATATAAGggtaatattgataaaaacagTTGGATGAGTGGTCTaggaacatatatatttcccgATGAATCCTCGTTGACGGCTTTTTGGtcgcaaaataaatgtatttcagATGTCATTTATCAAGAAGCACTTGGATATAAATGGACAACTGAATCAGTTTTAGACAATGTTTgtatactaatataaaattttaaattgataagttagattatattttgttatgcaattttgttgaaattacattcttattatttttgtatagcaaattttattcacaacTGGAAATCATTTTTGggataaaatatgtgaaagaTCTTTGGAAGAAAAATGTTCACCCTGTGTCCAATAAATTAAGctataaatgtaaaacataattatatgtaatatatgtataattgatgcatgattataataaattaatgtatgtttatatgcgtcattaaattataaatatttataaattttaattatgattgtaATTaacagcaatatatatatatatatatatatatatatatatatatatatatatatatgattagcagtaattcaatatataataagaataacacACAGTATTAAAAAAGAGTCAAACATCTCATCTCGTTTCTTCCGAACGAGTgccttattaattaatcaccaAGGCTTcgttcttaataaatattttgaagttaAATTGATCATAATATTGTGAtatcatgtttatataattatacttaacTGAGTAGACAATTGAATCAATTTTAGACAATgtttatatactaatataaaattacaaattgataagtaagagtatattttatttttgtttattaaacttCAAAGCTTCTAATCGAGGCCAACTTATTAATTGCCGGCTTTTGTATGCAGAATACGGCAAAAAGTGAGGCGGTAGCAATCTTCCGTTCTTATGGAAAAGCCGTAAAGTGGTTGGCTATCATATCGTCTTGCCGCGCGACAAGCGTTGCCGCGTACTGTGCGCAGGGCCAATAAAGGCCTATCCACGGTTTGCATAATCGcacaaatataatgcataaggAAAATGATTGGTCCATAAGCAAATGCATAAAGAactggaccaatcaatttctttaagcggggagcacacacttttgcataagcgcataaccataagtataaagaaattgattggtccacaaatgtatgcataagaaaatgaaccaatcaatttctttatacttatggttatgcgcttatgcaaaagtgtgtgctccccgctttatgcattatatttatgcgATTATGCAAATCCGCCTGGATAGGCCCTAATGTTTCCGAATGCTTGATGTGAAAAAACCACGTGACCTTGCTGACGACCTCTGGTTTGGTATTTAATATCGTCCGTCATTTGGTCATCTGCTTCTTGTAGTTTCACGATAAACCTAGATTGTTGACGAACGGATCATCGTCATCTTTATAGGATAGCTCGGAATTTTAGATCTCGCGTGCGCGcgtcaaaaattttagattgatTCGTATCATTATTAAGAATTCTGACAGATATGATACGAACCATATCGAGCATACGGTTGGCTCGCTCTATCGTGCACGGTTCTGCACGAACCAACACCGTGAGATCCATAGTTATCCGCTATCTTCACAGAAAACATCAACAGAGGTATTTCGTCTGCGATCTAAAATCATTCTCACATTTAAATCTTACCATGATTAGTTACATTttgcgatttaaaattatctttaaggTTATTTTACCTTAACTCTAATCTAAGTAATTTAGTACAGGGAATTTAAACTTTCATAATAtagttatttgcatattaatctCTTGTCAAGCTAGTAACATCAAAACATACAAGtcttatataatcattattaaatatacacaaaagaatgtaaaaaaaacgcaaaaaaatgttatttttctttattcaggATTTTTATTCAGCATCATACTGTTTTACATTGTAAAACATTGACACCATGGCAGCAACAATTCAGGTTTTATGCGGATTATCCCGATCATTTCAAAGTCCCGCTTCCAGCATTGTCCCCCACTATGGAGACAGGAACAATAGTCAGTtggcaaaaaaaagaaggtaCGAGATATTgtctattgatattataatataatataagaagtatagaatcatatttttaatgaaagaatatagaattattttcttgagaaaaagagagagtttaaatcttttacatttaattttttaggtgATAAGTTAAATGAAGGTGATTTACTAGCAGAGATTGAAACAGATAAAGCCACAATGGCATTTGAAACTCCTGAAGAAGGTTATTTGGCCAAAATTTTGGTTCCTGCAGGAACAAAAAATGTGCCCTTAGGCAAACTGGTTTGCATTATTGTGAAAGATAAATCGGATATAGTtgcatttaaagattttaaagatgATGCAGTGActgctcctcctcctcctgcaATTCCTGCAGCCCCAACACCATCTGTACCATCACCGATACTACCACCTGCACCACCAGTTGCGGCAAAACCTCCTATTACGCCTACCGAAGAAAGGATATATGCTAGTCCATTAGCGAGAAGATTAGCAACTGAAAAAGGGCTTAGTTTACaggttttataaaattcttaatttatatcaaactaAAGGAATGAAAACAGGTATAagccaatttatttttatttttttcaatttgagttttatctcatataatactttttaattcttaaattctaaatttattttgttaaattattatatatattacctaaattaatatatttaattaatgtattcttacgaataatttgtaaatacacatattaaatatatattcttttttcttttttttttatagggtTTGAAAGGAACAGGATTATATGGCTCTGTAACATCCAAAGATCTGGAAGGTGCTGCTGTAATTCAACCAAGAGTAGCAGCAGTTGGTGTACCAGGGTCAATAGATATTCCTGTATCAAACATACGTGCTATTATTGCTAAACGTTTGTTGGAAAGCAAGCTGACAATTCCacattattatctttcaatGGATATAAAAATGGATGCTGTATTGGCAATGCgagaacaatttaataaaatgttagaaaaagataaaataaaattgagcgTAAACGACATTGTCATCAAAGGAATGGCAATGGCCTGTAAAAAAGTCCCAGAAAGTAACAGTTCTTGGTTAGGAAATGTAATCAGACAGTAagcatattattacatttgttattataagtataataacatataatttaatatattgaaatatattttatattaaacacaaATTGCCTTTTTTTAGATACAATAATGTAGATGTTAGTGTAGCAGTAAGCACAGATACTGGTTTAATTACTCCCATAGTGTTCAGTGCTGATACAAAAGGTATAGTTCAAATTAGTAAAGATGTGAAGGCATTAGCCACGAAAGCGAGAGAAGGAAAATTAAAACCACAGGAATATCAAGGAGGAACAATTACTGTGTCTAACTTAGGCATGTTTGGAATTAAGAACTTTGCTGCTGTAATAAATCCTCCGCAATCTATTATTCTTGCTGTAGGTGGCACAGAGAGTAAACTGATACCTgccaaaaatgaaaaagggtaaatctttgtaatatttcatattttcgccaaaaattttttttactatgtaTGACATGTGATTATATTACaagtactataaatatatgtccaCAGATTTACAACTGCCCAATATATGTCTGTAACTGCTAGTTGCGATCACCGTACCATTGATGGTGCGGTAGGTGCACAATGGTTAGTTGCCTTTAAGAATTTCATGGAGAATCCAGTGACGATGCTCTTATAAGAAGTTGAATTGTCATTGATTTATCAATTGAGTGATTCGAGCGGCACAAATAACAcatgtaaatattgtttttcaaaaatttaatactactaatctttatatttaacaaataacacCTGATTACCCATAGAACCTCCTGATTAATTAgtctaataaaaatgtaagcaCCAGTCAATGGTTATGAGCAATCGTAACATAAGCAAACAGATACtcctaatttaataataacacaatatttttttcgtatttttatatcaatttcatatctttatgtatataaattgtttttatataactcttaactttttaattcataggttcaaaactcaattttttagatatatatttgttttttgtttcagaaatattacatcaaatagaaatatatttcaagaaatatttcagaGAGATATGTATGGATTATTGTTTAACCAAGATTGTTTTTCAGTattgatttgaatttaaaaaaaaatgttatgctAACATTATTGGAAACTGttgaaagttatataaaacgttttacattaaatacaaataagaaGAGAGATAATGTTTCAAttcagcaaaattaaaattgataaataattgaggTTTGCCGCATTATTTGATAAGATgggaaaatttttctaaccAAATCGGttcttatctaatttataacaCCTGCCTCTTTTAGTGATcatgtgtacatatgtatatttataataaataaatagtacaaCTGCACTATGTTGCagaaaatatgatatgattTTTCTTGCTTTGAAGCGTTTAATGGACCAATTGGAACGATAAATCTTACATTGTAAAGCGAAAATAGGAGCGCATTATGCAAGTCAAAAAATGCTATATTGTAGATAGAGACCCTAGTTTCGAGCTTCAATTGGTCACGATTTTTCTCCTTATCCCATATCCAGTTACATATAGAGATTAGCGGCCTAGTGTGTATAAAAGGAATGTTGCTTCCAAATATAAGTGTTCTACTATAACTATATTGAGATtctagtatacatatataagatgtttaatgtaaattgaaaaaaagataataaaaaatattggtaaTATAAagggataaaattttataaggtgcataatattttaattcttttaaaatttaatcttttatcacttttgtacaagaaatatgtttaaacaataaaatatatattagagcaatattaaaaactttttatataatgaaaaagaaatacataaattttaaaaattactttttgactttttaaaatcaagcacttattttttcaaagattttactTCTATGTTCTTCgtgagaatataattatgaatcgGAAAACAAAATGGGGACCCCAAATCTTAATCGTATATAATTCACAAACACGCGTTATCTAGAACGATAACGATattggttttttttctttaattatttcgcaaaCATGCCATCTTTCGTAAACGAAGTTCTCATACAGTTCTGGACATCAGTGCATGAGTTATTAAGTATAGATAATGGATAGAGTTATACCACAAGTAAgccagaattaaatttaattatataattctatcataattatataatagatatactCTACACGAACacatgtttatttttgtatataaatgtgcataaactaatgcaataaattttacttcaattttttatatttttataataagcaaatattgtattgattatttaaaaaaaaaacagttttaatgttatatttatatttatttattatatatttaaagcaaataaaaatatatagttataaaaatctacatttatataaataaaattaaaaattatctacttttacataaaaataaaatttcatattaaaaaagtttttgaatgaaagaaagagaaagaaaaagagagaaaaagaaaaatttttatattatattattatgagtttaaaaaattatttttatttagatgaaAGCACACATagtaaaaacagatttttaataaaaaatactttataatacataaatacattatattaaatattaaacatatgttaatatactgttaataattagttataatgagtataaaaaataaattgttaatttaatttcgttcTATGTGAATTAAAACAAAGACTTGTCAGAAACTATGGGGAGGTCGATTTGGCGAAGATATTGACCctgattttcataattttaatgcgTCAATCCATATCGATAAGCGACTATATGCCGAGGATATACaggtaaaattaattgtaatattatatattggacAGAAATTGTCcgaataagtaaaaattgtttgttattatttgtacttaagatataaaaattattaatttccatattaaaatttaattattaataaatttaattattggtaACTAATATAATGTGACTCAATTATCcagcattatttattcttgcagaaaaaaataagttttttcaatataaaatatatattaataaagtaatatctttttgtataataatttttttgatttggtttagtgctttttttcttttttttttttttttgaaagtcatttaaaaaagttatcatcatcattttgtcgtcattattataatacataatatatgcaaagttctaatttatataaaaactatcgTCCAATGTATATTCACAATttccgataaaaaaatatcttttagaaaAGCTCTCTgcttaattgcattttaactGGCGTTAGTATTCTGTCATGTTATCATAAatagcattaataatatttatttatttgtttttaggGAAGCATAGCTTACGCACGAAGTCTTTGTAAGGCGAAACTTATCTCGCAGGAAGAGATGCAAGCTATAAATACAGCTTTGAAACAGGTATaggtttatattattgtttacatttttactgtaaaaaaatCCAATCATGTTAATatgtctgtatatatacatccgcttatacatacatagaagaatatatttgtggaaattaatttatgcattatccgttttgtaaaaatcaataacagaTGAGATGCCACATcgcaatgtataaataatgttacgaATCTAAATCGTGTATAAATAGTTACAGATACGGCGATATCATTGATAAACtttgatcttttattattactcaaAAACCATTTTgtaactttgatatttttgtattaagatttttgattctattttatcattagaatacattaataaaatattacggaGATTGTAAGAAACATTAGTAaacaatacttgattatatatgtatatacacgtatactaaagctaaaataaagaaatctttgatTAATAGATACAAGGCGAATGGGAAAATAACAAGTTTACCATAAATCATGAAGATGAGGATATACATAGCGCCAATGAACGAAGACTTtcggtaaatttttataatagagcATAACTTCCTAATTAATCTCTCCAAAACAATAAAACCATACacaagaaagatatttttatgtgaatttttaaagatactatagatatatttgataaaagataGTTAACATctcattataaatgttttaaatataggAATTAATTGGTGATATAGCAAAGAAATTACATATTGGACGGAGTCGCAATGATCAGACTGTGACTGATACCAAATTATGGCTTCGAAAATCAATTGATAAGCTTCTGTTTAGACTAAAAAGCTTCATAGAGGTGAATAacataatatcatttatataagtcCGAGTCCTGACCAAACAAATGAACTCAAACAatcaagtaaatattaaagcatATGCTAAAtgttaattcattattaattctgaaaataGGTTCTCATAGCTCGAGCGGAAAAAGATATAGACATACTTATGCCTGgatatacacatatgcaaCGAGCACAACCTATTAGATGGAGTCAGTGGTTACTTaggtaaaacaatttattaatatatatataaatttttaataaaaattaacaaaaaaataaaataattttttaaaaattattttataatataatcatcacACGACTTGAatgttttattctaaatatttacctctaattttatcattgatttttcaaattttatagctATGCGTGGTACGCAAAGCAAGATTTGGAAAGATTATTAGAAATACGTAAACACGTAAACATCTTACCGCTTGGTAGCGGTGCGATAGCAGGTAATCCTTTCGCTATTAATCGTCAATTTTTGGCTGTGGAACTTGGTTTTGACGAAATTACTGAAAATAGTATGCATACTGTCGGAGATCGAGATTTTGTcggtatgttttataaatatatctttgtaatatgtgtatatatatatgcatagaaCAAGTCTAAATTAAcggctaaatataaaaacaaatattcatGATgcgattgaataaaaaaatttttaattatatgattcttAAATGCAAACATGCcacaaaaatataagcaaattattcttctcaaattaattaaaaaaaaaaaaaatttgatctttCAAGCTGAATTTCTATTTTGGTCGTCATTATCATCAATGCATCTAAGTCGCTTCTGCGAGGATTTGATCATCTACAGCACCcaggaatttaattttatccaattttctgataaatattcTACTGGTAGTAGTCTGATGCCCCAGAAGCGTAATCCAGATTGCATGGAATTAATACGTGGAAAAACTGGCACTATATTCGGAAAGGTTTGTTTAAATGGATTTAAACCATTGGCTCTTTTTATGGCAGCTacgtttttacattttatttaagtttaaatcaCTTTAATGActtaaaatttgtgtaaaaataaatttttctttaagttatacattatatgttacatttctacaaacacattttttaaattaaataataattaattttttgcactatttatttatatttattaattctaattttatatatatatatatatatatatatatatatatatatatatatatattcgaattctatgtctatataatttaagacatataaaaaatttttattttacatagcaaaaatattagtaccatattaatcttaaaatttcacaagaaaggcaaatattatatatcatttttatctatatttcaaaattttttacagataaaaaatctcaaaaaaaaacattttgaaagattattctctctcgtaaaattgttttaatttttagtgcaTTGGTTTTATGGTAACACTAAAAGGAATTCCATCAACATATAACAAAGATCTTCAGGAAGACAAAGaatcgttattttatacatatgatacATTATATCAGATGTTCCATATTGCCGAGAAAGCATTGGCCACATTGAAAGTAAACAGCCAGAATTGTAAAAAGGCTTTAACATCCGACATGCTTGCAACCGACATGGCATattatcttgttaaaaaagGCGTAAGcgcattttgtttttctttcgatttttaaaaagtttgattttatttatttaataattttaaggcaatttgctaatttaatttctttaaatttctttaaattttaaatatgttaatatttgcatatatattagatatcgtTTAGAGAAAGTCATCACCTGGTTGGGAAAGCTGTCGCTCTGGCTGAATCAAAAGGAATACCATTGTTAGAGTTATCTGTGCAACAATTGAAAACGATAAGgtataactaaaatttttagagaaatatattatattcgaatATTCCGAAgagaattctaaaaaaaagattaattgttTTAGCGAAGCGTTTGAAGAAAGTATATCGTGTATTTGGGACTTCAATTCCAGCGttgatcaatataaaattgctgGTGGAACTAGTTTTGAAGCAATACAGCAACAGATTAATAACTTGCGATGTTGGCTGTGTAACTAttcatttaaagaataataattatatctgagattatagttatatactatatatacatttatatatattattttttaatatttttaattatattgttaataaaatttattttttgtctatcTTAATAATactgttttcttttataatgccaattaataaaatgttaagacAATAGTATGACAGTAAATACAatcataattgatttatagcagatatctattgtatttattcgtctcaaatataatgaatttagtATGAGTACGCACCAATCTGCTGTTTTACCATGGCACAGAAAAGTAGATTTTACCATGTAGTTCCTGGCTCTAAAATGGATCTAGTTAGCGCCACTGTACTAGCCAGGAAAATAGTCTCACGACAAATGGCGACATGACCTCTTTCAGGCTTCTCTCTCCCGTTCTCTCTGGCATTCTGGCAATAATTTGACAGACACAATAGAAATGGGTCCCAAGTGCATTTCTTCGTGACGTATGTTTATTCCGATTCAATCTGATTTTGTGTGAAACGcgtgataaatatacataattatccaCACTCACAGATTTCATTTtggttaataatttattatcgcttCCTGATTTGAGGGAAGCAAGGAAGAACAAAATCCGCAAGTGTGACAGCTAGTGAAAGCGACTAACATGAGTGTCGATGACATGTGACTACaacatttttaagattatatacgaatatatcaCTATCATGCAATACGATGACGTATAAACATCAAAATCATACAAagtacttattttttttcaactattaTCATGGGCTCTCGATTGAGGCAAGTCTTCTTTATCATTTCTCTTTTGTATAAAAGCactgatttttttaagtaaaatgcAATGAAAGCATATCCCGTCTTTATGTTACACTCGGATAGTTTCACAGAATATTTCTGTTTTGAGtaacagaatatattttctattttttatacacatgtcAGTgtgaataatcataataattgcaaagttTACAGTTGtacttgaattatataaacattacttttgtatattttcttcagAGAAAATGTCAAGCAATTGTTTGAATGCTTCTGCGAGATAGCTGCACCAGTAGGGGAGAAACCAGCTTGGATACTTCAAAAATATCCTACCAGCTTTTCAGATGAAGAGATACTTAAATCTGTCCCCAAATTTACATACCCTTGTGAATTTGAAAAGTATGTTGAGATATCAAATGcagcatatatttaattacatttttctacataattatatgttattatttcagTTTGTTGGtgcaacatttttcatttgttcTCACTAGTATAGATTCAAAATGGACTTTTGGTTTTTGTCGTCACGATCCCAAAACAGAAACAGCTTTAGTGATCTTGAGTGCACTTCCATGGCATGAAACATTTTACAAgttagtaaaaatatgttaaataaatgcttgaatgtgttaaatatcaaaatattaaactatatttatgtCATAGGTTATTAAATCACATTGCATCTTTGACCAGCAATGCTAGTGGGGAGGATTTATGGAagtttcttgaaaatatatatacctgtGGAGTTCCAATTCCTGGAAATTCAATATCTATCTCTTTACCAAATTCTACAGcagtaaattaattgttttagaatctataatatataagaaataaaattataaaatttacatgcaTATTTAcatgagaattttataattacatatatattatatgtacactgCCTAATAATGACTTGTTTCATTTTCGTAATGTGTGAACATAAGAGTAGGCATATTTATCCTGCTTTCACATGAGTATCCTCACTTTTATGTTCATCTTGCTAGGAACAAATTATTGTCAAgcagtatatatgtatatacatatatatatatatataaatatatatatatatatatatatctgcataCGTgcatttgtgttttttttgtatatatgtaaattgctttttaatatttttttattaaattattttttatatacacttttcaatatttaaaactttttaatatttaaaacttttcaatCTTTTCAGACTTTTATTTGTCAAAGTCCAAAACAGTTTCAACTACCTAGCATTCCAGAAAATGTAAGTAATAGTATTTGAATTTGtcaaaatagtttataaattttatttacagtataaaattattatcgaatatttcCCTAAATAGCGATTTTACTATTTCAGAGAAATTTGACTGAATATTATAGTGCTGTTGATTCATATAACATGATGATAATATTTGCATCTATGTTATACGAACGtcgtattattttcatttcaaaacGATTATCAAGATTAAGTGCTTGTGTACAAGCATGCAATGCTTTAATTTATCCAATGATTtggcaacatatatatatccccgTTCTGCCTTTGTcattaatagattatttattagcgCCTATGCCATTTCTTATTGGGGTGCCCACACCAACGCTTCAggtatttataacaaatgttttctttctataaaatatg is a genomic window of Cataglyphis hispanica isolate Lineage 1 chromosome 5, ULB_Chis1_1.0, whole genome shotgun sequence containing:
- the LOC126849860 gene encoding argininosuccinate lyase is translated as MDRVIPQTCQKLWGGRFGEDIDPDFHNFNASIHIDKRLYAEDIQGSIAYARSLCKAKLISQEEMQAINTALKQIQGEWENNKFTINHEDEDIHSANERRLSELIGDIAKKLHIGRSRNDQTVTDTKLWLRKSIDKLLFRLKSFIEVLIARAEKDIDILMPGYTHMQRAQPIRWSQWLLSYAWYAKQDLERLLEIRKHVNILPLGSGAIAGNPFAINRQFLAVELGFDEITENSMHTVGDRDFVAEFLFWSSLSSMHLSRFCEDLIIYSTQEFNFIQFSDKYSTGSSLMPQKRNPDCMELIRGKTGTIFGKCIGFMVTLKGIPSTYNKDLQEDKESLFYTYDTLYQMFHIAEKALATLKVNSQNCKKALTSDMLATDMAYYLVKKGISFRESHHLVGKAVALAESKGIPLLELSVQQLKTISEAFEESISCIWDFNSSVDQYKIAGGTSFEAIQQQINNLRCWLCNYSFKE
- the LOC126850119 gene encoding dihydrolipoyllysine-residue acetyltransferase component of pyruvate dehydrogenase complex, mitochondrial, with protein sequence MIRTISSIRLARSIVHGSARTNTVRSIVIRYLHRKHQQRIFIQHHTVLHCKTLTPWQQQFRFYADYPDHFKVPLPALSPTMETGTIVSWQKKEGDKLNEGDLLAEIETDKATMAFETPEEGYLAKILVPAGTKNVPLGKLVCIIVKDKSDIVAFKDFKDDAVTAPPPPAIPAAPTPSVPSPILPPAPPVAAKPPITPTEERIYASPLARRLATEKGLSLQGLKGTGLYGSVTSKDLEGAAVIQPRVAAVGVPGSIDIPVSNIRAIIAKRLLESKLTIPHYYLSMDIKMDAVLAMREQFNKMLEKDKIKLSVNDIVIKGMAMACKKVPESNSSWLGNVIRQYNNVDVSVAVSTDTGLITPIVFSADTKGIVQISKDVKALATKAREGKLKPQEYQGGTITVSNLGMFGIKNFAAVINPPQSIILAVGGTESKLIPAKNEKGFTTAQYMSVTASCDHRTIDGAVGAQWLVAFKNFMENPVTMLL
- the LOC126849918 gene encoding uncharacterized protein LOC126849918, which translates into the protein IFLKKLKKNIIIDTAKFTFENGDKYEGTYQIDLNKYSIVKQDQGTYITDNFEVYNGTWNDDKFGGNFHIRYNNNAQYKGNIDKNSWMSGLGTYIFPDESSLTAFWSQNKCISDVIYQEALGYKWTTESVLDNQILFTTGNHFWDKICERSLEEKCSPCVQ